The Deltaproteobacteria bacterium genome contains a region encoding:
- a CDS encoding YgiT-type zinc finger protein has product MKCMYCKADLKRGEAPYHIDRNGYHLLLDRVCAWVCTQCGEPLFDEEQVIEIQAVIKEMDTHIKKISTAA; this is encoded by the coding sequence ATGAAATGCATGTATTGCAAAGCTGACCTTAAAAGAGGAGAAGCTCCTTATCATATCGATCGCAATGGATATCATTTATTACTCGATCGCGTCTGCGCTTGGGTCTGTACTCAATGCGGTGAACCACTTTTCGATGAAGAACAAGTTATAGAAATTCAAGCGGTCATAAAGGAAATGGATACTCATATTAAAAAAATTTCTACCGCTGCATAG
- a CDS encoding DUF4258 domain-containing protein produces MTDNIKKKILESASQRILFLPHAINQINRVDRMISPNEVRHVILNGEIIEDYCDDPRGHSCLMFDFVTNRPIHIVCAPKEGYLAIITAYIPEASKWTPDFKRRLKP; encoded by the coding sequence ATGACCGATAATATTAAAAAAAAGATACTTGAATCGGCCAGCCAAAGGATCCTCTTTTTACCTCATGCAATTAATCAAATAAACCGAGTAGATCGTATGATTTCTCCCAATGAGGTACGTCACGTCATTTTAAATGGCGAAATTATCGAAGACTATTGTGATGATCCAAGAGGACATAGCTGCTTAATGTTTGACTTTGTTACGAATAGGCCTATTCATATCGTCTGTGCACCTAAAGAGGGCTACCTGGCAATTATTACAGCTTACATACCAGAAGCATCAAAATGGACCCCAGATTTTAAAAGGAGGCTAAAGCCATGA